CTTCACCCTGTGGCGCCACCAGTGGCACGTGCGGCGCTGGTCGCTCCACACGAAGCTCACCCTCATCACGACGACGGTGCTCTTCTTCGCCGGCGCCGGCGTCTTCCTCCTCCTCGAGTACGAGAACCCCGAGACCTTCGGCTCGATGGACGCGTGGGACACGACGTTCCAGGCGTTCTTCCTCTCCGCGATGACCCGATCGGGCGGCTTCTCGATCATCGACATCGGCGAGCTCCACGGGTCGTCGCTCGTGGTCGGCTCGATGCTGATGTTCGTCGGCGGCGGCTCCGCCTCCACCGCCGGGGGCATCAAGGTGACGACCCTCGCGGTGCTCGCGCTCGCCGTCTTCTCGGAGGCGAAGGGCCGTCAGAGCGTCGAGGCGTTCGGACGCCGCATCCCGAGCGACGTACAGCGCGTCGCGCTCTCGGTGGTCGCCTGGGGCGCGACGATCGTCGCGGTGTCGACCATCACCATCGCCCAACTGACGAAGGCACCCGTCGAGTACGTCCTCTTCGACGTGATCTCCGGATTCGCGACCGTCGGGCTCTCGACGGGACTGACGTCGGAGCTTCCGGACTCCGCCGTCTACGTCCTGGCCGCCACCATGTTCATGGGACGCGTTGGTACAGTGACCCTCGCCGCCGCCGTGGCGGCGACCAGCAGATCGCAGCACTACTCGCTGCCCGTGGAAAGGCCGATCGTTGGTTGAGCAGATCCGCAATGACGCCCCCGTGCTCGTGATCGGCCTGGGCCGCTTCGGAGCGGCGTGCGCCGGCGAGCTGGACCGCCTCGACCGCGAGGTGCTCGCGATCGACGCGAACCTCGAGCTCGTGCAGAAGTGGTCGGAGCGCGTCACCCACGCGGTGCAGGCCGACGGACGCAACATCGAAGCGCTGAAGCAGATCGGCGCGCAGGATTTCCAGGTGGCGATCGTCGCGACCGGTTCGTCGATCGAGGCGTCGGTGCTGATCACCGCGAACCTCGTCGACTTGAAGGTGCCGCAGATCTGGGCGAAGGCCGTCTCGCAGTCGCACGGCAAGATCCTCGCCCGCGTCGGCGCGAACCACGTCATCTACCCCGAGCGAGAGGCCGGCGAGCGCGTCGCCCACCTCGTCAGCGGACGCATGCTCGACTTCATCCGCTTCGACGACGACTTCGTCCTCGCGAAGATGTACCCGCCGAAGTTCATCCGGGGCGTCGGACTGAACGAGTCGGGCGTGCGCACGAAGTACAACGTGACCGTGGTCGGCGTGAAGAGTCCCGGCAAGCCGTTCCGCTACGCCGAGGCGAACACGGTCGTCACCAACCACGACCTCATCATCGTGTCGGGCACGAACTCCGACATCGAGCGCTTCGCGGCCCTCGACCGCTGACGCCGTCGGCTCACGCGCCGGCGGCCAGCTCCTGCGCGCGAGCGAGGGCGGCATCGGTCGCCTCGGCGAACAGGCCCGAGAGGTTCGCGCCCTGCAGCACCGAGATGGCGCGTTCGGTCGTGCCCTTCGGGCTGGTCACCCGCCGGCGCAGCTCGGCGGGGTCGTCGCCCGTGGCATCCAGGAGGGCGGCGGCACCGATGAAGGTCTGCTCCGCCATGAGCCGCGCGTCGGCCTCCGAGAAGCCCTTCCCGCGCGCCGCCTCGGTGAGTTCCTCGATGAGCAGGAAGACGTAGGCAGGACCCGAACCGGAGATCGTCGACAGCGCGTCGATCCGGTCTTCGGCCACGTCGATGACCGCGCCGCACGTCTCGAACAGTCGTCGCACGACGGCGAGATCGGCGTCGGATGCCGACGGGCCCGCGGCGAGTCCCGTGACGGCCTTGCCGACGACGGCCGGCGTGTTCGGCATCGAGCGGACGACGGGGATGCCGTCGCCGACGATCCCTTCGAACGTCGCGATCGTCACGCCGGCGGCCAGGCTCACCAGCACGGTGCCGGGGCGGAGCACCGGCGCGATCTCCCGGAGGAGGTCGGGGACCATGAGGGGCTTCACTCCGATCAGGACGATGTCGGCGGAGGCAGCGGCGGTCGTGTTCGCGTCAGGCGCGCTCTCCAGAGCGAGACTCGTGACCCCGGGGAGGCCCTCGACGGTGGCGGCCCGGGCGACGGTGCGGTTGGTGACGGTCACGTGCGGCGCGACACCGGAGCGGACGAGTCCCTGCAGGATCGCGCCTCCCATGGAGCCGGCACCGAGGATCGCGATAGCGGGGAGCATGTCGTCAGCCATCCCTCCATCCTCTCATCCGCGGCCCGCGAGCGGGCGGTCGGGAGGTGGCCACCGGGCGAACACCGAGCCACGACGACCTGCTCGGTAAGAGCCTGCTGAGAGGCCTCTCGACGGCCGATGCCCCCGGGCTATAGTCGACAGCGACGGAGGCGTGGCCGCCCCGTCGCGACTGCGAAGGACTCGTCATGACCCTCCTCGACGGCATCATCTCCCGAGTGATCGACACCGACCGGATCGCGGTCGGCATCCTGGAACGCGAGGGCGACGACACCGCCGCGCCGCCGGAGCGCACGCTCGTGCTCATCCACGGCAACGTGTCGTCGAGCCTGTTCTGGCAGGAGTTCATGCAGGACCTCCCCGGCGACCTCCGTGTGATCGCCGTGGATCTCCGCGGATTCGGCACATCCGAGCACGCCCCGGTCGACGCGACCCGCGGGGTCCGCGACTTCAGTGACGACGTGCATGCCGCGCTGACGACTCTCGGCATCCCCACGGCTCACCTCATGGGCTGGTCGATGGGCGGCGGCGTCGTGCTGCAATACGCGCTCGACCACCCCGCCCTCTCGCTGACGCTGCAGGCCCCCGTCTCCCCGTACGGTTTCGGTGGTACGCGGCGTGACGGCTCCCGGCTCACCGACGACGACGCCGGCTGCGGCGGTGGCGGCGCGAACCCCGACTTCGTGCGCCGCCTCGCCGAGCACGACACGAGCGACGAGGCGCCGACCTCGCCGCGTACCGTCTTCCGCACCGGGTACGTCTCCGCCGAGTACGACGGCCGCAACGAAGATCTGTGGGTCGAGTCGATGCTCACCACCTCGACCGCCGAGGGCAACTACCCCGGCGACGGCGTCGCGAGCGACAACTGGCCCGGCTTCGCGGCCGGACGGACGGGCGTGCTGAACACGATGGCACCCCGCTGGTTCGACACGTCCGGGATCGTCGACCTGGACGTGAAGCCGCCGATCCTGTGGGTGCACGGGACAGCGGATGCCATCGTCTCCGACGCGTCGTTCTTCGACCTCAACCATCTCGGCGCACTCGGGATCATCCCCGGCTGGCCCGGCGACGAGGTCGCGCCCGCGCAGCAGATGGTGTCGCAGACGCGCGACGTGCTCACCGCGTACCGCGAGGCCGGAGGCGAGGTCACCGAGCTGGAGCTCGAGGGCGTCGGACACGCGCCTCACCTGGAGCGTCCGGGAGCGGTTCGGCAGGCACTTCTGGCAGTCATGGGCTACCTCGGGCAGCCCGCCTTCCCCGCCCCGCCGACCGAGGCGATCATCCTCAGTTCCTCGGACTGAGAAGCCCGGCCATTTGCACGGCGAGAACGTCGGACTCCGTCCGGCGCGGCGCCGTACGCTCGGCGGCATGACCGCCGTTCTTCTGGATGCTCCCACGATCCGCGAGGCCGTTGCCGAGGTGCTCTGCGAAGAGTCTGAGACGCACCGCATCCTCGACGTCACGACCCGCCGGCTGCACGACGACCGCCTCGTCGTGATGGTCACGGTATCGTTCCCGCCCGACCTCCTCTTCGGCGAGGTCGCCCTGGTGCTGCGGGAGATCGACGAGCGCGTCCGCGAGCTCGCACCCGCCGCCGAAAGAGTGTGCGTCGAAGCCCGGATCGGCCTCCCCGCCCGGGACTCGCGACCGGCGACCGAGACGATCGTGCTCGCTTCGAGCGACTGACGGCGACCCGAGCAACCGGGTCAGGGGTCGCGGCGAGCGAGGAAGAACGCGCGCAGCAGCGCCGCCGCCTCCTCGGCATCCACTCCGCCGATCACCTCCGAGCGGTGGGGCAGGCGACGGTCGCGCAGCACGTCGTACAGCGACCCCGCGGCGCCGGCCTTGTCGTCCCAGGCGCCGAACACGACGCGGCCCACACGGGCCTGCGAGATCGCGCCGGCGCACATGAGGCACGGCTCCAGCGTGACGACGAGAGTGCAGTGCTCGAGGTTCCACGAGCCGAGCGTCTCGGCCGCTGCCCGCAGCGCCACCACTTCGGCGTGCGCGAGCGGGTCGTGCGTGAGCTCGCGGAGGTTGCGCCCCTCCCCCAGCACCGCGCCCGACACATCGGTGACGACCGCTCCGACGGGGATGTCACCGTGAGCGGCCGCCTCGGCAGCGAGCTCCCTCGCCCGCACCATGGCGTCGAGGTCGGTCTGTCTGGCGGGCAGGCTCACGGGGCCAGCGTACGCCCCGCTAACCTGGGGGTATGCGCGTGCACGTGGCCGACCACCCTCTCATCACCCACAAGCTGACGGTGCTGCGCGACGAGCGCACACCCTCGCCGGTGTTCCGACAGCTCACCGAAGAGCTGGTGACGCTCCTGGCGTACGAAGCCACCCGCAGCGTGCGCGTGGAAGACCTCGAGATCCGCACCCCCGTCACCACGACCGTGGGCGTGCGCATCAGCGAGCCCCGCCCGCTCGTCGTGCCCATCCTCCGCGCCGGGCTCGGCATGCTCGACGGCATGGTCAAGCTGCTGCCGACCGCAGAAGTCGGCTTCCTGGGCATGGCGCGAGACGAGGAGACGTTCGAGCCGGTCACCTACGCCGAGCGTCTGCCCGCCGATCTCAGCGACCGGCAGTGCTTCGTGCTCGACCCCATGCTCGCGACGGGCGGTTCGCTCGGCGCGGCGATCGACTTCCTGTTCGCCCGCGGCGCTCAGGACGTCACCGCCATCTGCATCCTCGGCGCACCCGAGGGTGTCGCCGCGATCGAGAAGCAGGTGGGCGACCGCGACGTGACGCTCGTCCTCGGTGCGCTCGATGAGCGTCTCAACGAGAAGGGCTACATCGTGCCCGGACTCGGTGACGCGGGCGACCGGCTGTACGGAACGGTCTGACACCGCTGACGGCGACGTCCGCGTCGCGTTGACCCCCGCGTCGCGCGGGTGCGTCAGCCGGCGAGATCGTCGCCCGTGCGGCGACCGTTCTCGCGTTCCCAGAACTCCAGCTGCTGGGTGAGCGCCTTCGCGAGTTCGAACACCTGCTCCGGAGGAATGCGCACGCGCTGCACGACACGGCCGGGGACGACCGTCACGGTGTTGCCGTCGGCATCCGTCGCCTCGTGCGGGGGACGGACGAGCGAGACGAAGTCCATGACGAACACGTCGGGCGTGTGCCACACGTTCGCGAAGTCGGCGAAGCTGCCCGCCACGATCTCCGGCGGCATCTCGATCTCGAACTGACGCGGTGCCTCTTCGGCCATGTCCGCTCCTCCTCGCTGTCGTGGTCCCGCGAGTCTACGGACTGCGCACGAGCGCGACGCCCTCGGCCGCACCGCCGTCGGCGTCGCTTCGCAGCACCCCGCCGTCGGCGCCGACGAGGCGCGCGAACGCACTGAGGCGTGCGACGCCGTCGGGGGTGCGCGGCAGGTCGTCCAGCAGGCCCGTGCCGAACACGACGAAGGCGGTGTGCATGGCGCGGGAGACCGCCACGTTGAGACGGTTCTGGAGGAGCAGGAACTCGAGCCCGCGGGGGGCGTCTCGTCCCGACGAGGCGGCGAGCGACACGATGGCGACGGCCGCCTCCTGCCCCTGGAAGCGGTCGACGGTTCCGACGGGAACATCGGCGAATCCTGCCGCCGCGAGTGCCTCCTCCACGAGCAGCTGCTGCGCGTTGTACGGGGTGACCACGATGAGATCGTCTGCGCGAAGCGGACGGGCGGGGATGCCGTCGTCGGCTGTCCAGCGCCGGCCGACGAGGTCTGTGACGATCTCGACCACGCGGCCCGCTTCCTCGGGCGACTGCGTCGCATTGCCGGTGTGACCCAGCGGCACGGGGACGACCCCGGCGGGGATGCCGTCGAGGTGACGGGCCGCCGTGCCGGCGTACGCCTCCAGGCGCCCCTCGTAGGAGAGATCGGAGACGGGAGCGGCGACCTCGGGACGCATGCGCCGCGACTGCGCGAGGAAGAAGCCGCGGTCGGCGGGGATGACGGCCGCGCCGTCCATGATCCAGCCGAGGGCCGACGTGTCGACCGGCTCGGGGTGCGTACCCTGACTCACCTGCGGGAGCTGCTGCGGGTCGCCCAGCAGCAGGAGCCTGCTCGCCGCGGCGCTGACGGCGATCGTCGAGGCGAGCGAGAACTGGCCCGCCTCGTCGATCACGAGCAGATCCAGACCGCGACGGGCTATCCGCCCCGTGTGGGTGAAGTCCCACGCGGTGCCGCCGACGACGAAGCCGCCCTGCTGTTCGCCGATGTAGGCGGCCATGCCGTTCTTGGCGATCGGCGTGAAGGAGAGCTCCGCGCCGTCGTTGCTGCCCGACGCCTTCGGCGCCTTCGCCACCTGCGCTTTCGGAACCCCCGCCTCGACGATGCGGTCGAGCATGTGCTCCACGACCGCGTGCGATTGCGCGACGACCCCGACCCGGAAGCCGTGATCGCGGACGAGCGCGGCGACGACGTGGGAGCCGACGTACGTCTTCCCCGTGCCGGGAGGACCCTGGACGGCGATGTAGCTGCGGTCGAGGTCGAGCAGCGTGGCAGTGATGTCGGCGACGTCTGTGCCCCGCCCTCGGGTGAGGCCACCGCTGCGGGTGCGGGGCGGGCGCCGCAGGAGCAGATCGCTCGCGGCATCCGCCGGCAACGTGGGCACGCCCTCCGGCCCGGCATCGGCCGAGGAGAGCACGACGTCGGCCCACTCGTCGATCGCGGCCTGCTGGCTGCCCGCCTGAGGCGGCGCGACGGGGGTGAGGGCCACCGGCAGTTCCTGCCACGTGAAGCCCTGCAGGAACGTCTCCTCGATCACCGCGCCGTCGTCGAGGACTTCGACCACCTTGACGGTGCGTGCGGCATGGATCCAGCGCGGGTTCGTCTCGACGGGGAACGGGGCGGGGATCTCGTAGAGCGCGAAGGGGGCGCTGTCGACCGTGAGGCGGGTGCCGGGCGCGAGGTCGCCCCGCACCTCTACGACACGGCGCTGCACGCGGGCGCCCTCGGGGAGGTGCCAGTCGGTGATCACCCGGCACCGCGCGCCGTCGACCACGACGACGTCACGGGTGTCTTCCCACACCGACACTGGCTCGCGCAGGCGCAGGAAGTGGGTCGCCCAGAACGTCTTGACCTCGCGCGGGTAGTAGTCGATCGCCGCGGCTCCGAGGCGCAGCGCTTCGGCCACGGCGTCGGACGCGTCGCTCGCGCCGGAGCGACCCTCGGGAGGCACGGATGCCGCGAGCCGGCCGAGCGATTCGGCCCGCACCGACGGTTCGTACGAGAACTCGAGGGCCTCCGCGTCGATCGACGGACGCAGACCCGCCTCGCGGGCGCGGTCGACGAGCCAATCGCGGAGCTTGAGGGTGGAGACGCAGTCGTAGCGGTTGTAGTCGGCCAGGTCGTCGAGCACGACGCCCGCCGCCTCGGCGTCACCCGCGTCGGCGAGAGCGCGCGCCTCGACGTAGCGGACGATGGAGTCGTCGCCGCGCTGCACGTCGCTCGTGCGCACGTCGGCACCCATGTACAGGGGCTCGAGCTTCTTGATCGAGTACGACCGCGATCCCACGCGCAGGGCGCGGCGGACGATCGGGTAGAGGTCGACGAACACGCCCTCTCGCAGCAGTCGGTCGACGGCCGCCTCGCCGACGCCGTGCCTCGCGGCCATCGCGAGCAGATGCGTGGGCTCGTACGGCGCGTAGTGATAGATGTGCATGCCCGGGTGTGTGCGGCGCCGGAGGGCGACGATCTCGAGGAACCGCTCGAGGGCGGCCTTCTCCTCGGCGAACGAGTGGGCCCACAGCGGGGTGTAGCGGCTCGCCGTGTCGACCCAGCCGAACAGGTAGTCGATCCCCCACTGCGCCGGCGACCCCGCGCTGGGGGTCTCGGTGTAGAGCGGATCGCCCTCGAAGTCGAAGAACAGGTCGCCGTGGTCGGGGCGCGGGAGGGCGCCCAGCGCCTGCGGGAAGACGACCTCGTACGTCGGCACCGCCGGGAGCGCCGGGAGCGCGGGCGCGTCGTCCGCGGCGAGCGGCGCGGGCGGCGCGGTCTCGACGCCGCCCGCCGGGCTCGTCAGCTGCAGCCGTGCCTGCGTGCGCAGGTGCGAGAACGTGTCGGCCGACATGCGGGCCGGAGCCTCGGACGCGTGGGCGAGATCGTCGATCGTGCGCAGGCCCGCCGCCCGCAGACGCTCGCGCTGGAGGGGGCGCATGCCGGCGACGAGGAGGAGGTCGCGGTGGCCGACGACGTCGAGATCGCACGTGGCGCACCGCCCGCACGCGACGACGCGGAGTTCGCCGCGCTCGTCGCCCCAGGCGATCGGCGCCCCGGCGGCACCGGCCGCGATGTCACGGTCGGCGATGAGGGCGCGCAGCCGCTCTCGGCGAAGGGCGAACACGGGCAGCAGGTCACGCACGCGATGTTCGGAGGTCGACCCGTCGCCGAGCAGCAGCTCGACCCGATCGGATCGCGCCACGCCCTGCCGGTCGAGCTGGTCGACGTAGGCGGCGAGCTGCATGAGCGCGGTGACGCGGGCGTGACGAGCGAGCTTCGTGTCCTGCACGAGCCACGGCGCGCCCGGCAGGGTCGTGTCGCGCACCAGGAAGTCGGCGAAGCCCACGAACTCGTCGGTCGAGAAGGCCGCCTGGTAGACGACCGTGACGGCGGGATCGGCCAGCGCGTCGTTGGTGCGTGCGACGGCGTCGGCGAGCGCCGCGGCGTCGGACGAACGCGCCGCCGGGATCTCGACGACGGCGCCGGGCCGGGCCTCGCGATAGTCGGCCAGCACCCGCAGCTCGTGCTGCGTGCCGAGCCGGCCCGCCCGCTCCAGGGTCGCGTCTTCCGGTTCGTCCACCGCCGGCACGCGTCCGAGCTTCGCGTCGATCGCGCGCAGCCACGCGTACTCGCACTCGGCGGCGGCCTTGAGGTCGCTCGCGCTCCAGACGATCCGGCCCTCGTCTTCGATGTATCGCATGTCACCCTTCCGTCTCCGACCCTAACCGCGGTCACCGACACCCCGGTCGGTCCTCCCGACGCGGGCGCCACGCACGCCGGCCGTGCCGCGGACCACGACGGATGCCAGACTGGTGCCGTGAGCCAGAACCTGCCGTTCGAGAGCGTCTACCGCCACGGCTTCGCGCGTGTGGCCGCCTGCACCATCCCCGTCGCCATCGCCGACCCCGCGCGCAATGCGGACGCCGTGCTCGCGGCGGCCCGGGAGCTCCACGACGAGGGTGTCGCGGTAGCCGTCTTCCCGGAGCTGTGCCTGACCGGCTACGCGATCGACGACCTCGTGCAGCAGGATGCCGTGCTCGACGCGGTGCGGGATGCCGTCGCCCGGATCGCCTCGGCATCCGCGGAGCTGCGTCCGCTCCTCGTGGTCGGCGCTCCCCTGCGGATCGGCTCCCGGCTGTACAACTGCGCCGTCGTGATCCACCGCGGCGCCGTCCTGGGGGTGGCCCCGAAGTCGTACCTGCCGACCTATCGCGAGTTCTACGAGCACCGGTGGTACGCGTCCGGCGTGGACGCCCCGGACGCGGTCGAGCTCGCGGGCGCTCAGGTGCCGGTGGGCACCGATCTGCTGTTCGACGCGGCCGACGTGCCCGGACTCGTCGTGCACGCGGAGGTCTGCGAAGACGTCTGGATGCCGGTGCCGCCCTCCTCGACCGCGGCGCTGGCGGGCGCGACGGTACTCCTGAACCTCTCCGGCAGCCCCATCACGATCGCGCGCGCCGAGGACCGGCGCATCCTCACCCAGTCGCAGTCGTTGCGGTGCCTGGCGGCCTACGTGTACGCCGCGGCGGGCCTCGGCGAATCCACGAACGACGTGTCGTGGGACGGTCAGACCATGATCTACGAGGGCGGTGCGCTCCTCGCGGAGACCGAGCGTTTCCCCGACGGACCGCGCTTCGCGATCGCCGACGTCGATCTGGATCGCCTCCGTCAGGACCGCCTCCGCCAGGGCACCTTCGACGACAACCGCCGCGCGACGTGGAGTACGGGGCAGCGCGTCCCCTTCACCGTCGACCCGCCGGCATCCGACATCGGCATCCGCCGCACGCTCGACCGGTTCCCGTTCGTGCCCGACGACCCGGCACGGCTCGACCTGGACTGCTACGAGGCCTTCAACATCCAGGTGTCCGGTCTCGAGCAGCGGATGCGCGCGATCGGTGCGCCGAAGCCCGTCATCGGCGTCTCCGGCGGCCTCGACTCGACGCACGCGCTGCTGGTCGTGGCCCGGGCGATGGACCGGATGGGGCGTCCTCGCAGCGACATCCTCGCGTACACGATGCCCGGGTTCGCCACGAGCGACCACACCAAGTCGAATGCGATCGCCCTCGCGGAGGCGATCGGCGCGTCGATCGAGACGATCGACATCCGCCCGATGGCGACGGAGATCCTCAAGGGGATCGGGCATCCGTTCGCGGGGGGCGAGCCCGTCTACGACGTGACGTTCGAGAACGTCCAGGCCGGCGCGCGCACCGACTTCCTCTTCCGGCTCGCGAACCAGCACGGCGGGTTCGTCGTCGGCACCTCCGACCTGTCCGAGCTGGCGCTGGGCTGGGCGACGTACGGGGTCGGCGATCACATGAGTCACTACGCCGTCAACGCCGGCGTGCCCAAGACGCTCATCCAGCACCTCATCCGATGGGTCATCGCCCACTCCGCCGACGACGAGACCGGCACCTCGCTCAACGACGAGGCCAAGCGCGTGCTGCAGTCGGTGCTCGACACGGAGATCAGTCCCGAGCTCGTGCCGGCCGGTGAGGACGGGAAGGTGCAGTCGACCGAGGACACCATCGGCCCGTACGCCCTTCACGACTTCGCCCTGTTCCACGTGCTGCGCTACGGCTACCGCCCGTCGAAGATCGCCTTCCTGGCCGAGCGGGCGTGGGCGGATGCCGCGACCGGCGCGTGGCCGCCCGGATTCCCCGCCGACGAGCGCTA
This genomic window from Candidatus Microbacterium phytovorans contains:
- a CDS encoding nucleoside deaminase — encoded protein: MVRARELAAEAAAHGDIPVGAVVTDVSGAVLGEGRNLRELTHDPLAHAEVVALRAAAETLGSWNLEHCTLVVTLEPCLMCAGAISQARVGRVVFGAWDDKAGAAGSLYDVLRDRRLPHRSEVIGGVDAEEAAALLRAFFLARRDP
- a CDS encoding NAD(+) synthase, with the protein product MSQNLPFESVYRHGFARVAACTIPVAIADPARNADAVLAAARELHDEGVAVAVFPELCLTGYAIDDLVQQDAVLDAVRDAVARIASASAELRPLLVVGAPLRIGSRLYNCAVVIHRGAVLGVAPKSYLPTYREFYEHRWYASGVDAPDAVELAGAQVPVGTDLLFDAADVPGLVVHAEVCEDVWMPVPPSSTAALAGATVLLNLSGSPITIARAEDRRILTQSQSLRCLAAYVYAAAGLGESTNDVSWDGQTMIYEGGALLAETERFPDGPRFAIADVDLDRLRQDRLRQGTFDDNRRATWSTGQRVPFTVDPPASDIGIRRTLDRFPFVPDDPARLDLDCYEAFNIQVSGLEQRMRAIGAPKPVIGVSGGLDSTHALLVVARAMDRMGRPRSDILAYTMPGFATSDHTKSNAIALAEAIGASIETIDIRPMATEILKGIGHPFAGGEPVYDVTFENVQAGARTDFLFRLANQHGGFVVGTSDLSELALGWATYGVGDHMSHYAVNAGVPKTLIQHLIRWVIAHSADDETGTSLNDEAKRVLQSVLDTEISPELVPAGEDGKVQSTEDTIGPYALHDFALFHVLRYGYRPSKIAFLAERAWADAATGAWPPGFPADERYAYDLDTIARWLRVFLKRFFGFAQFKRSAIPNGPKVTAAGSLSPRGDWRAPSDGNAAAWLAELHAALPESTGR
- the upp gene encoding uracil phosphoribosyltransferase, whose protein sequence is MRVHVADHPLITHKLTVLRDERTPSPVFRQLTEELVTLLAYEATRSVRVEDLEIRTPVTTTVGVRISEPRPLVVPILRAGLGMLDGMVKLLPTAEVGFLGMARDEETFEPVTYAERLPADLSDRQCFVLDPMLATGGSLGAAIDFLFARGAQDVTAICILGAPEGVAAIEKQVGDRDVTLVLGALDERLNEKGYIVPGLGDAGDRLYGTV
- a CDS encoding alpha/beta hydrolase, with the translated sequence MTLLDGIISRVIDTDRIAVGILEREGDDTAAPPERTLVLIHGNVSSSLFWQEFMQDLPGDLRVIAVDLRGFGTSEHAPVDATRGVRDFSDDVHAALTTLGIPTAHLMGWSMGGGVVLQYALDHPALSLTLQAPVSPYGFGGTRRDGSRLTDDDAGCGGGGANPDFVRRLAEHDTSDEAPTSPRTVFRTGYVSAEYDGRNEDLWVESMLTTSTAEGNYPGDGVASDNWPGFAAGRTGVLNTMAPRWFDTSGIVDLDVKPPILWVHGTADAIVSDASFFDLNHLGALGIIPGWPGDEVAPAQQMVSQTRDVLTAYREAGGEVTELELEGVGHAPHLERPGAVRQALLAVMGYLGQPAFPAPPTEAIILSSSD
- a CDS encoding DUF3467 domain-containing protein gives rise to the protein MAEEAPRQFEIEMPPEIVAGSFADFANVWHTPDVFVMDFVSLVRPPHEATDADGNTVTVVPGRVVQRVRIPPEQVFELAKALTQQLEFWERENGRRTGDDLAG
- a CDS encoding TM0106 family RecB-like putative nuclease, with the protein product MRYIEDEGRIVWSASDLKAAAECEYAWLRAIDAKLGRVPAVDEPEDATLERAGRLGTQHELRVLADYREARPGAVVEIPAARSSDAAALADAVARTNDALADPAVTVVYQAAFSTDEFVGFADFLVRDTTLPGAPWLVQDTKLARHARVTALMQLAAYVDQLDRQGVARSDRVELLLGDGSTSEHRVRDLLPVFALRRERLRALIADRDIAAGAAGAPIAWGDERGELRVVACGRCATCDLDVVGHRDLLLVAGMRPLQRERLRAAGLRTIDDLAHASEAPARMSADTFSHLRTQARLQLTSPAGGVETAPPAPLAADDAPALPALPAVPTYEVVFPQALGALPRPDHGDLFFDFEGDPLYTETPSAGSPAQWGIDYLFGWVDTASRYTPLWAHSFAEEKAALERFLEIVALRRRTHPGMHIYHYAPYEPTHLLAMAARHGVGEAAVDRLLREGVFVDLYPIVRRALRVGSRSYSIKKLEPLYMGADVRTSDVQRGDDSIVRYVEARALADAGDAEAAGVVLDDLADYNRYDCVSTLKLRDWLVDRAREAGLRPSIDAEALEFSYEPSVRAESLGRLAASVPPEGRSGASDASDAVAEALRLGAAAIDYYPREVKTFWATHFLRLREPVSVWEDTRDVVVVDGARCRVITDWHLPEGARVQRRVVEVRGDLAPGTRLTVDSAPFALYEIPAPFPVETNPRWIHAARTVKVVEVLDDGAVIEETFLQGFTWQELPVALTPVAPPQAGSQQAAIDEWADVVLSSADAGPEGVPTLPADAASDLLLRRPPRTRSGGLTRGRGTDVADITATLLDLDRSYIAVQGPPGTGKTYVGSHVVAALVRDHGFRVGVVAQSHAVVEHMLDRIVEAGVPKAQVAKAPKASGSNDGAELSFTPIAKNGMAAYIGEQQGGFVVGGTAWDFTHTGRIARRGLDLLVIDEAGQFSLASTIAVSAAASRLLLLGDPQQLPQVSQGTHPEPVDTSALGWIMDGAAVIPADRGFFLAQSRRMRPEVAAPVSDLSYEGRLEAYAGTAARHLDGIPAGVVPVPLGHTGNATQSPEEAGRVVEIVTDLVGRRWTADDGIPARPLRADDLIVVTPYNAQQLLVEEALAAAGFADVPVGTVDRFQGQEAAVAIVSLAASSGRDAPRGLEFLLLQNRLNVAVSRAMHTAFVVFGTGLLDDLPRTPDGVARLSAFARLVGADGGVLRSDADGGAAEGVALVRSP
- a CDS encoding TrkA family potassium uptake protein: MVEQIRNDAPVLVIGLGRFGAACAGELDRLDREVLAIDANLELVQKWSERVTHAVQADGRNIEALKQIGAQDFQVAIVATGSSIEASVLITANLVDLKVPQIWAKAVSQSHGKILARVGANHVIYPEREAGERVAHLVSGRMLDFIRFDDDFVLAKMYPPKFIRGVGLNESGVRTKYNVTVVGVKSPGKPFRYAEANTVVTNHDLIIVSGTNSDIERFAALDR
- the proC gene encoding pyrroline-5-carboxylate reductase — protein: MADDMLPAIAILGAGSMGGAILQGLVRSGVAPHVTVTNRTVARAATVEGLPGVTSLALESAPDANTTAAASADIVLIGVKPLMVPDLLREIAPVLRPGTVLVSLAAGVTIATFEGIVGDGIPVVRSMPNTPAVVGKAVTGLAAGPSASDADLAVVRRLFETCGAVIDVAEDRIDALSTISGSGPAYVFLLIEELTEAARGKGFSEADARLMAEQTFIGAAALLDATGDDPAELRRRVTSPKGTTERAISVLQGANLSGLFAEATDAALARAQELAAGA